The following are from one region of the Oreochromis aureus strain Israel breed Guangdong linkage group 1, ZZ_aureus, whole genome shotgun sequence genome:
- the LOC116324017 gene encoding kinesin-like protein KIF23 isoform X8, producing MQRPGKGKTPRRPGPKKASNTERDPVGVYCRIRPLGSEDEECCVEMISSTTIQLHAPDGLKANRNGEYKETQYSFKKVFGINTTQLELFEDVAKPLVEDLIHCKNGLLFTYGVTGSGKTFTMTGSPGEGGLLPRSLDMIFNSIGPFQAKRFVFKPDDKNAMEIQSQVDALLERQKRDSQQAVPKTPSSRQKPDPEFADMISPDEACKSENVDEDGCYSVFVSYIEIYNNYIYDLLEDAPYDPIRPKPPQSKILREDQNHNMYVAGCTEVEVKSTEEAFEVFWKGQKKRRIANTQLNRESSRSHSVFTIKLAQAPLDADGDHILQDKNQVNVSQLCLVDLAGSERTNRTRAEGSRLREAGNINQSLMTLRTCMEVLRENQMCGTNKMVPYRDSKVTHLFKNYFDGEGKVRMIVCVNPNADDYEETVLVMRFAEMTQEVEVARPVDRPICGLAPGRRHRNQAFRDELSRRLEERGGPSNADDRVLMTQLIESLPDLPTCELVDPADDQTLPRLIEVLERRHQIRQMMTEQFNKTANTVKSMLQQFDSQLSAKDYFLHDQQSKLNEKDKVILSQKTEIERLEKKSKTLEYKIDILQKTTDMYEQDKRALQQELETREQRLQSELSERKRMEQRMQGVVTDTRLKWEKECERRVNAKQLEMQNKLWVKDEKLKQLKAIVTESSSGGSAPTERPEKPERPSRERDRNIQQKRSPSPLPKALPVHPKHRRSHSAGGEKWVDHKPPSNLELDTVMQPIIPNAIKVSTPSEKALSKCHKYVLRHQELASDGEIETKLIKGNVFKTRSGGQTVQFTDIETLKQECPLAPSRKRRSGSAEGPAEVEDIENRAPVASTNSSHGYQKRRKP from the exons ATGCAAAGACCGGG CAAAGGGAAGACGCCTCGGAGGCCTGGGCCAAAGAAGGCgtccaacacagagagagatcCTGTGGGA GTGTACTGCCGTATACGGCCCCTTGGATCAGAGGATGAGGAATGCTGTGTTGAGATGATCAGCAGCACCACCATTCAGCTGCATGCTCCTGATGGCCTTAAAGCTAACCGAAATGGGGAATACAAGGAG ACACAGTACTCCTTTAAGAAAGTATTCGGTATTAACACCACTCAGTTGGAGTTGTTTGAGGATGTTGCCAAGCCGCTGGTAGAGGATCTAATTCACTGTAAAAATG GTCTGCTGTTTACGTATGGTGTTACTGGAAGTGGTAAGACCTTCACTATGACTGGCTCACCTGGGGAAGGTGGTCTTCTCCCCCGTTCTCTAGACATGATCTTCAACAGCATCGGACCCTTTCAGGCTAAAAGATTT GTGTTCAAACCAGATGATAAAAATGCCATGGAGATCCAGAGTCAAGTTGATGCTCTCCTCGAGAGGCAGAAGCGAGACAGTCAGCAGGCAGTTCCCAAAACGCCGTCTTCTAG gcAGAAGCCTGACCCTGAATTTGCAGATATGATCAGTCCAGATGAGGCCTGTAAATCGGAGAATGTGGATGAAGACGGTTGTTACAGCGTGTTTGTTTCCTACATCGAGATCTACAACAACTATATCTACGATCTCCTTGAAGATGCTCCGTATGACCCGATCAGACCAAA ACCACCTCAATCTAAGATTCTACGAGAAGATCAGAATCATAACATGTATGTGGCTGGCTGCACAGAGGTGGAGGTAAAATCAACAGAGGAAGCTTTTGAAGTCTTCTGGAAGG gacaaaagaagaggaggatagCCAACACTCAGCTCAACCGTGAATCCAGCCGCTCCCACAGTGTCTTCACAATAAAACTGGCCCAGGCACCACTAGATGCTGATGGGGACCACATACTGCAG GACAAAAACCAGGTAAATGTGAGCCAGCTGTGTCTGGTTGACCTGGCCGGCAGTGAGCGCACTAACAGGACCAGAGCAGAGGGAAGCCGTCTCCGTGAAGcgg GAAATATTAACCAGTCCCTGATGACGCTGCGCACGTGTATGGAAGTCCTGCGTGAAAATCAGATGTGTGGAACTAATAAG atgGTGCCATACAGAGACTCTAAAGTTACCCATCTATTTAAAAACTACTTTGATGGGGAGGGAAAAGTCAGGATGATTGTTTGTGTCAACCCAAATGCTGATGATTATGAAGAGACTGTG CTGGTGATGCGCTTTGCAGAAATGACCCAAGAGGTAGAAGTGGCACGGCCGGTTGACCGTCCAATCTGTGGCCTTGCTCCTGGACGCAGGCACAGAAACCAGGCTTTCAGAGACGAGCTCTCACGTCGTCTGGAAGAACGAGGAGGCCCTAGCAATGCTG ATGACCGAGTTCTGATGACTCAGCTTATAGAAAGCCTACCAGATTTACCTACTTGCGAGCTGGTGGACCCAGCTGATGACCAGACGCTGCCCCGCCTGATTGAGGTCCTGGAAAGGAGGCATCAAATCCGACAGATGATGACAGAACAATTCAATAAAACCG CTAATACAGTGAAATCCATGCTGCAGCAGTTTGACAGCCAACTCAGTGCAAAGGATTACTTCCTCCACGATCAACAGAGCAAActgaatgaaaaagacaaagtcATTCTCAGTCAGAAGACAGAGATAGAACGACTGGAGAAAAAGTCCAAAACGTTGGAGTATAAG ATCGATATCCTGCAGAAGACGACGGACATGTACGAGCAGGACAAACGTGCACTTCAGCAGGAGCTGGAGACCCGGGAGCAGAGGCTACAGAGCGAGCTGTCAGAGAGAAAGCGCATGGAGCAGCGCATGCAGGGCGTGGTGACGGACACCAGACTCAAGTGGGAGAAGGAGTGT GAGAGACGGGTGAACGCAAAGCAGCTGGAGATGCAGAACAAGCTGTGGGTAAAGGATGAGAAGCTGAAGCAGCTGAAGGCCATAGTGACGGAGAGCAGCAGCGGTGGCAGCGCTCCCACTGAGCGTCCAGAGAAGCCCGAGAGGCCCTCAAGGGAGAGAGATCGAAACATCCAACAGAAGAGGTCTCCCTCTCCACTTCCT AAGGCTCTTCCAGTTCATCCAAAACACAGGCGTTCACACTCTGCCGGTGGGGAGAAATGGGTAGACCACAAACCACCTTCTAATTTGGAGTTAGACACTGTCATGCAGCCAATCATACCCAATGCAATCAAGGTGTCCACCCCAAGCGAGAAGGCTCTGTCTAAATGCCACAAGTATGTGCTTAGACATCAAGAGCTTGCCTCTGACGGGGAGATCGAAACCAAACTGATTAAG GGCAATGTGTTTAAGACCAGAAGTGGCGGACAAACTGTGCAATTTACAGACATTGAGACTCTCAAACAAGAGTGCCCATTAGCACCAAG TCGCAAAAGGCGATCAGGATCTGCAGAAGGACCAGCTGAAGTGGAGGACATAGAAAACAGG GCTCCAGTGGCTAGCACAAATTCATCCCATGGGTATCAAAA ACGCAGAAAGCCTTAA
- the LOC116324017 gene encoding kinesin-like protein KIF23 isoform X3, giving the protein MQRPGKGKTPRRPGPKKASNTERDPVGVYCRIRPLGSEDEECCVEMISSTTIQLHAPDGLKANRNGEYKETQYSFKKVFGINTTQLELFEDVAKPLVEDLIHCKNGLLFTYGVTGSGKTFTMTGSPGEGGLLPRSLDMIFNSIGPFQAKRFVFKPDDKNAMEIQSQVDALLERQKRDSQQAVPKTPSSRQKPDPEFADMISPDEACKSENVDEDGCYSVFVSYIEIYNNYIYDLLEDAPYDPIRPKWLGGSTPVRSNEYVPPQSKILREDQNHNMYVAGCTEVEVKSTEEAFEVFWKGQKKRRIANTQLNRESSRSHSVFTIKLAQAPLDADGDHILQDKNQVNVSQLCLVDLAGSERTNRTRAEGSRLREAGNINQSLMTLRTCMEVLRENQMCGTNKMVPYRDSKVTHLFKNYFDGEGKVRMIVCVNPNADDYEETVLVMRFAEMTQEVEVARPVDRPICGLAPGRRHRNQAFRDELSRRLEERGGPSNADDRVLMTQLIESLPDLPTCELVDPADDQTLPRLIEVLERRHQIRQMMTEQFNKTANTVKSMLQQFDSQLSAKDYFLHDQQSKLNEKDKVILSQKTEIERLEKKSKTLEYKIDILQKTTDMYEQDKRALQQELETREQRLQSELSERKRMEQRMQGVVTDTRLKWEKECERRVNAKQLEMQNKLWVKDEKLKQLKAIVTESSSGGSAPTERPEKPERPSRERDRNIQQKRSPSPLPDFSQTPSHQNKARVRVFQDPTSTPSSSDYPSVASSISRWEQRFPVDSDSQNRFTGTPQCRSRTPAPCHSTSSVGHRRGQRRAPGTEVPATTLVYGLDLEAGTRKALPVHPKHRRSHSAGGEKWVDHKPPSNLELDTVMQPIIPNAIKVSTPSEKALSKCHKYVLRHQELASDGEIETKLIKGNVFKTRSGGQTVQFTDIETLKQECPLAPSRKRRSGSAEGPAEVEDIENRAPVASTNSSHGYQKRRKP; this is encoded by the exons ATGCAAAGACCGGG CAAAGGGAAGACGCCTCGGAGGCCTGGGCCAAAGAAGGCgtccaacacagagagagatcCTGTGGGA GTGTACTGCCGTATACGGCCCCTTGGATCAGAGGATGAGGAATGCTGTGTTGAGATGATCAGCAGCACCACCATTCAGCTGCATGCTCCTGATGGCCTTAAAGCTAACCGAAATGGGGAATACAAGGAG ACACAGTACTCCTTTAAGAAAGTATTCGGTATTAACACCACTCAGTTGGAGTTGTTTGAGGATGTTGCCAAGCCGCTGGTAGAGGATCTAATTCACTGTAAAAATG GTCTGCTGTTTACGTATGGTGTTACTGGAAGTGGTAAGACCTTCACTATGACTGGCTCACCTGGGGAAGGTGGTCTTCTCCCCCGTTCTCTAGACATGATCTTCAACAGCATCGGACCCTTTCAGGCTAAAAGATTT GTGTTCAAACCAGATGATAAAAATGCCATGGAGATCCAGAGTCAAGTTGATGCTCTCCTCGAGAGGCAGAAGCGAGACAGTCAGCAGGCAGTTCCCAAAACGCCGTCTTCTAG gcAGAAGCCTGACCCTGAATTTGCAGATATGATCAGTCCAGATGAGGCCTGTAAATCGGAGAATGTGGATGAAGACGGTTGTTACAGCGTGTTTGTTTCCTACATCGAGATCTACAACAACTATATCTACGATCTCCTTGAAGATGCTCCGTATGACCCGATCAGACCAAA GTGGCTCGGTGGAAGCACGCCTGTGCGGAGCAATGAGTATGT ACCACCTCAATCTAAGATTCTACGAGAAGATCAGAATCATAACATGTATGTGGCTGGCTGCACAGAGGTGGAGGTAAAATCAACAGAGGAAGCTTTTGAAGTCTTCTGGAAGG gacaaaagaagaggaggatagCCAACACTCAGCTCAACCGTGAATCCAGCCGCTCCCACAGTGTCTTCACAATAAAACTGGCCCAGGCACCACTAGATGCTGATGGGGACCACATACTGCAG GACAAAAACCAGGTAAATGTGAGCCAGCTGTGTCTGGTTGACCTGGCCGGCAGTGAGCGCACTAACAGGACCAGAGCAGAGGGAAGCCGTCTCCGTGAAGcgg GAAATATTAACCAGTCCCTGATGACGCTGCGCACGTGTATGGAAGTCCTGCGTGAAAATCAGATGTGTGGAACTAATAAG atgGTGCCATACAGAGACTCTAAAGTTACCCATCTATTTAAAAACTACTTTGATGGGGAGGGAAAAGTCAGGATGATTGTTTGTGTCAACCCAAATGCTGATGATTATGAAGAGACTGTG CTGGTGATGCGCTTTGCAGAAATGACCCAAGAGGTAGAAGTGGCACGGCCGGTTGACCGTCCAATCTGTGGCCTTGCTCCTGGACGCAGGCACAGAAACCAGGCTTTCAGAGACGAGCTCTCACGTCGTCTGGAAGAACGAGGAGGCCCTAGCAATGCTG ATGACCGAGTTCTGATGACTCAGCTTATAGAAAGCCTACCAGATTTACCTACTTGCGAGCTGGTGGACCCAGCTGATGACCAGACGCTGCCCCGCCTGATTGAGGTCCTGGAAAGGAGGCATCAAATCCGACAGATGATGACAGAACAATTCAATAAAACCG CTAATACAGTGAAATCCATGCTGCAGCAGTTTGACAGCCAACTCAGTGCAAAGGATTACTTCCTCCACGATCAACAGAGCAAActgaatgaaaaagacaaagtcATTCTCAGTCAGAAGACAGAGATAGAACGACTGGAGAAAAAGTCCAAAACGTTGGAGTATAAG ATCGATATCCTGCAGAAGACGACGGACATGTACGAGCAGGACAAACGTGCACTTCAGCAGGAGCTGGAGACCCGGGAGCAGAGGCTACAGAGCGAGCTGTCAGAGAGAAAGCGCATGGAGCAGCGCATGCAGGGCGTGGTGACGGACACCAGACTCAAGTGGGAGAAGGAGTGT GAGAGACGGGTGAACGCAAAGCAGCTGGAGATGCAGAACAAGCTGTGGGTAAAGGATGAGAAGCTGAAGCAGCTGAAGGCCATAGTGACGGAGAGCAGCAGCGGTGGCAGCGCTCCCACTGAGCGTCCAGAGAAGCCCGAGAGGCCCTCAAGGGAGAGAGATCGAAACATCCAACAGAAGAGGTCTCCCTCTCCACTTCCT GACTTCAGCCAAACTCCTTCCCACCAAAATAAAGCCAGAGTTAGGGTGTTTCAGGACCCCACCTCCACACCATCCTCCTCTGACTATCCTTCAGTAGCCTCCAGCATCTCTAGGTGGGAGCAGAGGTTCCCTGTAGATTCAGACAGCCAGAATAGGTTCACCGGGACTCCCCAATGCAGGAGCCGGACTCCGGCCCCATGCCACAGCACCAGCAGTGTGGGTCACAGGAGAGGCCAGCGCAGGGCCCCAGGCACTGAGGTCCCTGCCACCACTCTTGTCTATGGACTAGACCTAGAGGCAGGCACAAGG AAGGCTCTTCCAGTTCATCCAAAACACAGGCGTTCACACTCTGCCGGTGGGGAGAAATGGGTAGACCACAAACCACCTTCTAATTTGGAGTTAGACACTGTCATGCAGCCAATCATACCCAATGCAATCAAGGTGTCCACCCCAAGCGAGAAGGCTCTGTCTAAATGCCACAAGTATGTGCTTAGACATCAAGAGCTTGCCTCTGACGGGGAGATCGAAACCAAACTGATTAAG GGCAATGTGTTTAAGACCAGAAGTGGCGGACAAACTGTGCAATTTACAGACATTGAGACTCTCAAACAAGAGTGCCCATTAGCACCAAG TCGCAAAAGGCGATCAGGATCTGCAGAAGGACCAGCTGAAGTGGAGGACATAGAAAACAGG GCTCCAGTGGCTAGCACAAATTCATCCCATGGGTATCAAAA ACGCAGAAAGCCTTAA
- the LOC116324017 gene encoding kinesin-like protein KIF23 isoform X1: MQRPGKGKTPRRPGPKKASNTERDPVGVYCRIRPLGSEDEECCVEMISSTTIQLHAPDGLKANRNGEYKETQYSFKKVFGINTTQLELFEDVAKPLVEDLIHCKNGLLFTYGVTGSGKTFTMTGSPGEGGLLPRSLDMIFNSIGPFQAKRFVFKPDDKNAMEIQSQVDALLERQKRDSQQAVPKTPSSRQKPDPEFADMISPDEACKSENVDEDGCYSVFVSYIEIYNNYIYDLLEDAPYDPIRPKWLGGSTPVRSNEYVPPQSKILREDQNHNMYVAGCTEVEVKSTEEAFEVFWKGQKKRRIANTQLNRESSRSHSVFTIKLAQAPLDADGDHILQDKNQVNVSQLCLVDLAGSERTNRTRAEGSRLREAGNINQSLMTLRTCMEVLRENQMCGTNKMVPYRDSKVTHLFKNYFDGEGKVRMIVCVNPNADDYEETVLVMRFAEMTQEVEVARPVDRPICGLAPGRRHRNQAFRDELSRRLEERGGPSNAVDDRVLMTQLIESLPDLPTCELVDPADDQTLPRLIEVLERRHQIRQMMTEQFNKTANTVKSMLQQFDSQLSAKDYFLHDQQSKLNEKDKVILSQKTEIERLEKKSKTLEYKIDILQKTTDMYEQDKRALQQELETREQRLQSELSERKRMEQRMQGVVTDTRLKWEKECERRVNAKQLEMQNKLWVKDEKLKQLKAIVTESSSGGSAPTERPEKPERPSRERDRNIQQKRSPSPLPDFSQTPSHQNKARVRVFQDPTSTPSSSDYPSVASSISRWEQRFPVDSDSQNRFTGTPQCRSRTPAPCHSTSSVGHRRGQRRAPGTEVPATTLVYGLDLEAGTRKALPVHPKHRRSHSAGGEKWVDHKPPSNLELDTVMQPIIPNAIKVSTPSEKALSKCHKYVLRHQELASDGEIETKLIKGNVFKTRSGGQTVQFTDIETLKQECPLAPSRKRRSGSAEGPAEVEDIENRAPVASTNSSHGYQKRRKP; encoded by the exons ATGCAAAGACCGGG CAAAGGGAAGACGCCTCGGAGGCCTGGGCCAAAGAAGGCgtccaacacagagagagatcCTGTGGGA GTGTACTGCCGTATACGGCCCCTTGGATCAGAGGATGAGGAATGCTGTGTTGAGATGATCAGCAGCACCACCATTCAGCTGCATGCTCCTGATGGCCTTAAAGCTAACCGAAATGGGGAATACAAGGAG ACACAGTACTCCTTTAAGAAAGTATTCGGTATTAACACCACTCAGTTGGAGTTGTTTGAGGATGTTGCCAAGCCGCTGGTAGAGGATCTAATTCACTGTAAAAATG GTCTGCTGTTTACGTATGGTGTTACTGGAAGTGGTAAGACCTTCACTATGACTGGCTCACCTGGGGAAGGTGGTCTTCTCCCCCGTTCTCTAGACATGATCTTCAACAGCATCGGACCCTTTCAGGCTAAAAGATTT GTGTTCAAACCAGATGATAAAAATGCCATGGAGATCCAGAGTCAAGTTGATGCTCTCCTCGAGAGGCAGAAGCGAGACAGTCAGCAGGCAGTTCCCAAAACGCCGTCTTCTAG gcAGAAGCCTGACCCTGAATTTGCAGATATGATCAGTCCAGATGAGGCCTGTAAATCGGAGAATGTGGATGAAGACGGTTGTTACAGCGTGTTTGTTTCCTACATCGAGATCTACAACAACTATATCTACGATCTCCTTGAAGATGCTCCGTATGACCCGATCAGACCAAA GTGGCTCGGTGGAAGCACGCCTGTGCGGAGCAATGAGTATGT ACCACCTCAATCTAAGATTCTACGAGAAGATCAGAATCATAACATGTATGTGGCTGGCTGCACAGAGGTGGAGGTAAAATCAACAGAGGAAGCTTTTGAAGTCTTCTGGAAGG gacaaaagaagaggaggatagCCAACACTCAGCTCAACCGTGAATCCAGCCGCTCCCACAGTGTCTTCACAATAAAACTGGCCCAGGCACCACTAGATGCTGATGGGGACCACATACTGCAG GACAAAAACCAGGTAAATGTGAGCCAGCTGTGTCTGGTTGACCTGGCCGGCAGTGAGCGCACTAACAGGACCAGAGCAGAGGGAAGCCGTCTCCGTGAAGcgg GAAATATTAACCAGTCCCTGATGACGCTGCGCACGTGTATGGAAGTCCTGCGTGAAAATCAGATGTGTGGAACTAATAAG atgGTGCCATACAGAGACTCTAAAGTTACCCATCTATTTAAAAACTACTTTGATGGGGAGGGAAAAGTCAGGATGATTGTTTGTGTCAACCCAAATGCTGATGATTATGAAGAGACTGTG CTGGTGATGCGCTTTGCAGAAATGACCCAAGAGGTAGAAGTGGCACGGCCGGTTGACCGTCCAATCTGTGGCCTTGCTCCTGGACGCAGGCACAGAAACCAGGCTTTCAGAGACGAGCTCTCACGTCGTCTGGAAGAACGAGGAGGCCCTAGCAATGCTG TAGATGACCGAGTTCTGATGACTCAGCTTATAGAAAGCCTACCAGATTTACCTACTTGCGAGCTGGTGGACCCAGCTGATGACCAGACGCTGCCCCGCCTGATTGAGGTCCTGGAAAGGAGGCATCAAATCCGACAGATGATGACAGAACAATTCAATAAAACCG CTAATACAGTGAAATCCATGCTGCAGCAGTTTGACAGCCAACTCAGTGCAAAGGATTACTTCCTCCACGATCAACAGAGCAAActgaatgaaaaagacaaagtcATTCTCAGTCAGAAGACAGAGATAGAACGACTGGAGAAAAAGTCCAAAACGTTGGAGTATAAG ATCGATATCCTGCAGAAGACGACGGACATGTACGAGCAGGACAAACGTGCACTTCAGCAGGAGCTGGAGACCCGGGAGCAGAGGCTACAGAGCGAGCTGTCAGAGAGAAAGCGCATGGAGCAGCGCATGCAGGGCGTGGTGACGGACACCAGACTCAAGTGGGAGAAGGAGTGT GAGAGACGGGTGAACGCAAAGCAGCTGGAGATGCAGAACAAGCTGTGGGTAAAGGATGAGAAGCTGAAGCAGCTGAAGGCCATAGTGACGGAGAGCAGCAGCGGTGGCAGCGCTCCCACTGAGCGTCCAGAGAAGCCCGAGAGGCCCTCAAGGGAGAGAGATCGAAACATCCAACAGAAGAGGTCTCCCTCTCCACTTCCT GACTTCAGCCAAACTCCTTCCCACCAAAATAAAGCCAGAGTTAGGGTGTTTCAGGACCCCACCTCCACACCATCCTCCTCTGACTATCCTTCAGTAGCCTCCAGCATCTCTAGGTGGGAGCAGAGGTTCCCTGTAGATTCAGACAGCCAGAATAGGTTCACCGGGACTCCCCAATGCAGGAGCCGGACTCCGGCCCCATGCCACAGCACCAGCAGTGTGGGTCACAGGAGAGGCCAGCGCAGGGCCCCAGGCACTGAGGTCCCTGCCACCACTCTTGTCTATGGACTAGACCTAGAGGCAGGCACAAGG AAGGCTCTTCCAGTTCATCCAAAACACAGGCGTTCACACTCTGCCGGTGGGGAGAAATGGGTAGACCACAAACCACCTTCTAATTTGGAGTTAGACACTGTCATGCAGCCAATCATACCCAATGCAATCAAGGTGTCCACCCCAAGCGAGAAGGCTCTGTCTAAATGCCACAAGTATGTGCTTAGACATCAAGAGCTTGCCTCTGACGGGGAGATCGAAACCAAACTGATTAAG GGCAATGTGTTTAAGACCAGAAGTGGCGGACAAACTGTGCAATTTACAGACATTGAGACTCTCAAACAAGAGTGCCCATTAGCACCAAG TCGCAAAAGGCGATCAGGATCTGCAGAAGGACCAGCTGAAGTGGAGGACATAGAAAACAGG GCTCCAGTGGCTAGCACAAATTCATCCCATGGGTATCAAAA ACGCAGAAAGCCTTAA